From a region of the Campylobacter showae genome:
- the ribD gene encoding bifunctional diaminohydroxyphosphoribosylaminopyrimidine deaminase/5-amino-6-(5-phosphoribosylamino)uracil reductase RibD, which produces MINDEFYMSLAIKKAWEFQILTYPNPAVGCAVLDAGGRLLSVAAHKKAGFLHAEPSAILLALCEKSEAFLSDFLRDYHAASGVKFESAAELENADLEPNFTYEYILQNHGDLLKGAKAYVTLEPCAHRGKTPPCAELLSRLKFAEVVIARGDENAVASGGAHILQSGSVAVKFDVLRREADDLVEPFLAWQGGNFSFFKLALSANGVAVGTAQSKIISNLASRTHSHRLRSAAELLVIGGATVRADRPRLDTRLIEGSKNPNVMIYSREREFDASIPLFGMASRSVHVTSDINEAFMPRLTMFEGGENALKALDERVKWLLLYRSSEFLDAPAVRLNLKLKPLFHGELGGDVYEWYRIEQDLG; this is translated from the coding sequence ATGATAAACGACGAATTTTATATGTCTTTAGCCATAAAAAAGGCTTGGGAGTTTCAAATTTTAACCTACCCAAATCCAGCTGTCGGTTGCGCGGTTTTAGACGCCGGCGGCAGGCTTCTCTCGGTCGCCGCGCATAAAAAGGCGGGCTTTCTACACGCCGAGCCAAGCGCGATTTTATTGGCGCTCTGCGAAAAAAGCGAGGCATTTTTGAGCGATTTTTTACGCGATTATCATGCGGCTTCGGGCGTCAAATTTGAAAGCGCTGCAGAGCTTGAAAATGCGGATTTGGAGCCAAATTTCACGTATGAATACATCCTGCAAAATCACGGCGATCTGCTAAAGGGCGCCAAGGCCTACGTGACGCTCGAGCCCTGTGCTCACCGTGGCAAAACCCCGCCATGCGCCGAGCTTTTGAGTCGGCTAAAATTTGCCGAAGTCGTCATCGCTAGAGGAGACGAAAACGCCGTAGCTAGCGGCGGCGCGCATATCTTGCAAAGCGGCAGCGTAGCGGTCAAATTTGACGTACTACGGCGCGAAGCGGACGATCTGGTTGAGCCGTTTCTAGCGTGGCAGGGCGGAAATTTTAGTTTTTTTAAGCTCGCCCTTAGCGCAAACGGCGTCGCAGTCGGCACCGCGCAGAGCAAAATCATCTCAAACCTAGCCAGCCGCACGCACTCTCACCGCCTTCGCAGCGCGGCCGAGCTGCTAGTTATCGGAGGCGCCACCGTCCGCGCCGACCGCCCGAGGCTAGACACCAGGCTGATAGAGGGCAGCAAAAACCCAAACGTGATGATCTACTCGCGCGAGCGCGAGTTTGACGCGTCTATACCGCTTTTTGGCATGGCGAGCAGGAGCGTGCACGTAACAAGCGACATAAATGAAGCTTTCATGCCGCGCTTAACGATGTTTGAGGGCGGCGAAAACGCGCTAAAGGCCCTAGACGAACGCGTAAAATGGCTGCTGCTTTACCGCTCGAGCGAGTTTTTAGACGCGCCCGCGGTTAGGCTAAATTTAAAACTCAAACCGCTATTTCACGGCGAGCTTGGCGGCGACGTTTACGAATGGTATAGGATCGAGCAGGATTTGGGCTAG
- a CDS encoding aminopeptidase P family protein, producing MKNFILKDENAVFYECGYSCDNAIFLSLAGRKFFLTDARYSIEARELCKDTEVIEVERNLIKDARLFLRKAGVKELAYNPYDFSAGEWEALSKGLGIRFKARANFSQISRIVKSEDEIKILKRAAQLGAERFDEFAAFVRSSGEGMSEEELFFNAELIFKKKGELALSFSPIVAINENAAKAHALPSKKRLRQGDLLLLDAGVKFNRYCSDRTRTACFDENFNFGKEQNFKNAKRQEIYEIVKEAQALAIAAVMPGKKACEIDAAARDFIAAQGYGEAFFHSTGHGVGVDIHELPFISKRGDTVLKEGMVFSVEPGIYLPGEFGVRIEDVVVVRENGAEIL from the coding sequence TTGAAAAATTTTATCCTAAAGGACGAAAACGCCGTATTTTACGAGTGCGGATACAGCTGCGACAACGCGATATTTTTGAGTCTTGCGGGGCGCAAATTTTTCCTCACCGATGCGCGTTATAGTATCGAGGCGCGCGAGCTTTGCAAAGATACCGAAGTGATCGAGGTCGAGCGAAATTTGATAAAAGACGCGCGACTATTTTTGCGAAAGGCAGGCGTAAAGGAGCTTGCGTATAACCCGTACGATTTTAGCGCGGGTGAGTGGGAAGCTCTGAGTAAGGGGCTTGGGATAAGATTTAAGGCGCGTGCGAATTTTTCGCAAATTTCGCGCATAGTAAAAAGCGAAGATGAGATAAAAATTTTAAAACGCGCGGCGCAGCTGGGCGCGGAAAGATTTGACGAATTTGCCGCGTTCGTGCGCTCTAGCGGCGAAGGCATGAGTGAGGAGGAGCTGTTTTTTAACGCCGAGCTCATCTTTAAGAAAAAGGGCGAGCTCGCGCTTAGCTTTTCGCCTATCGTCGCGATCAACGAAAACGCCGCCAAAGCGCACGCTCTGCCGAGCAAAAAGCGTTTGCGACAGGGCGATTTGCTCCTGCTTGATGCGGGGGTTAAATTTAACCGCTACTGCTCGGATAGGACGCGCACGGCGTGCTTTGACGAAAATTTTAACTTCGGCAAAGAGCAAAATTTTAAAAATGCCAAACGCCAAGAAATTTACGAAATCGTAAAAGAGGCTCAGGCTCTAGCGATCGCGGCGGTTATGCCCGGCAAAAAGGCGTGCGAGATCGACGCGGCGGCTAGGGATTTTATCGCCGCTCAGGGTTATGGCGAGGCGTTTTTCCACAGCACCGGACACGGCGTCGGAGTCGATATCCACGAGCTTCCGTTCATCTCAAAGCGCGGAGATACCGTGCTAAAAGAGGGAATGGTCTTTAGCGTGGAGCCGGGGATCTATCTGCCTGGCGAGTTTGGCGTGCGCATCGAGGACGTCGTGGTTGTGCGCGAAAACGGAGCTGAAATTTTATGA
- a CDS encoding DUF3137 domain-containing protein — MKDMQAFSGSVLVCEFDKKFSGQTIVASRTLNTKFLGEKEQMDDALFNDEFRVFTDDKVEARYLLTPAFMKRLRELKIKFAGEMGVSAAFMDDKFYLFLNGAKNRFETTPFSLPPSLEDAARIKKEISELLSIIDELNLNLDIFKQEANLTV; from the coding sequence ATGAAAGATATGCAGGCCTTTAGCGGCTCTGTCTTGGTCTGCGAGTTTGATAAGAAATTTAGCGGGCAAACGATAGTGGCAAGCCGCACTCTAAACACTAAATTTTTAGGCGAAAAAGAGCAGATGGACGATGCTCTTTTTAACGATGAATTTAGGGTTTTTACGGACGACAAGGTCGAAGCGAGGTATCTTTTGACGCCCGCATTCATGAAGCGCTTGCGCGAATTAAAGATAAAATTTGCGGGAGAGATGGGCGTGAGCGCTGCGTTTATGGACGATAAATTTTATCTATTTTTAAACGGAGCGAAAAATAGATTTGAAACTACGCCATTTTCGCTACCGCCTAGCCTTGAGGACGCCGCGCGGATAAAAAAGGAAATTTCAGAACTTTTATCTATCATAGACGAATTAAATTTAAACCTTGATATTTTTAAGCAAGAGGCAAATTTGACGGTTTAG
- the folK gene encoding 2-amino-4-hydroxy-6-hydroxymethyldihydropteridine diphosphokinase yields the protein MRVAGARRFDKCLFFPKVFDFKPSFKNSVILGLGGNIGDVKKRFNRLHFKLSRDSRFHVVENSALLINEAFGFKEQADFTNAVMLAQTSLAARQILKITANLEKRFGRVRSFKNAPRTLDIDILYFSGRNRNDARLTLPHPGAQSRASVILPLGTMRRVSKSGVRF from the coding sequence ATGAGGGTAGCGGGAGCGAGACGGTTTGATAAATGCCTCTTTTTCCCGAAGGTTTTTGATTTTAAACCGAGCTTTAAAAATAGCGTTATTTTGGGGCTCGGAGGCAATATCGGCGACGTGAAAAAGCGCTTTAATCGGTTGCATTTTAAACTCAGCCGTGACAGCAGGTTTCACGTCGTGGAAAACTCGGCGCTCCTTATCAACGAGGCGTTTGGGTTTAAGGAGCAGGCTGATTTCACAAATGCCGTAATGCTCGCGCAAACGAGCCTTGCCGCGAGGCAAATTTTAAAAATAACGGCAAATTTAGAAAAGCGTTTCGGACGCGTGCGAAGTTTTAAAAACGCGCCTAGAACGCTTGATATAGACATTTTGTATTTTAGCGGACGAAACAGGAATGATGCGCGGTTAACGCTACCCCATCCGGGCGCGCAAAGCAGGGCTAGCGTGATTTTGCCGCTTGGGACGATGAGGCGCGTTAGCAAAAGCGGAGTGAGATTTTAA
- the thiF gene encoding sulfur carrier protein ThiS adenylyltransferase ThiF, producing MKKITLNGAKFKVAANTMEELKNEALGDKNGEMYKFLAKFNASEPDIFILDGFATKENLEIKDGANVVFIRRGVMPGREVLKAMIASRNSPELNAALASGCVGVAGLGGLGSNIALSLARTGVAKLVLADFDVVEPSNLNRQQYFVRHIGMKKTDALKELIAEVNPFVEVVTHDVTLDASNVAEIFAPCSIICEAFDNVAGKAMMVNEAGASLRDKKIVGASGMAGHFSSNLIKTVKFARNVYLCGDLQNAAGVGQGLMAARVAICANHEANLAIRLLMGLEEV from the coding sequence ATGAAAAAAATAACGCTAAACGGAGCGAAATTTAAAGTCGCGGCAAACACGATGGAGGAGCTAAAAAACGAGGCTCTGGGCGATAAAAACGGCGAGATGTATAAATTTCTAGCCAAATTTAACGCTAGCGAGCCGGATATCTTTATCCTGGACGGCTTTGCGACGAAGGAAAATTTGGAGATAAAAGATGGCGCAAATGTCGTATTTATAAGGCGCGGCGTGATGCCTGGACGAGAGGTGCTAAAGGCCATGATCGCCTCCAGAAACAGCCCCGAGCTAAACGCGGCTCTAGCTAGCGGCTGCGTGGGCGTGGCGGGACTTGGCGGTCTTGGCTCAAATATCGCGCTAAGCCTTGCCCGCACGGGAGTCGCTAAGCTCGTGCTGGCCGACTTTGACGTCGTGGAGCCTAGCAACCTAAACCGCCAGCAGTACTTCGTCCGCCACATCGGCATGAAAAAAACGGACGCGCTAAAAGAGCTCATCGCCGAGGTAAATCCATTTGTCGAGGTGGTGACGCACGACGTGACGCTAGACGCGAGCAACGTCGCCGAGATTTTCGCGCCGTGCAGCATTATCTGCGAGGCCTTTGACAATGTCGCGGGCAAGGCGATGATGGTAAACGAGGCGGGCGCGAGCCTGCGGGACAAAAAGATCGTCGGCGCGTCGGGCATGGCGGGGCACTTTAGCTCAAATCTCATAAAAACGGTCAAATTCGCGCGAAACGTCTATCTGTGCGGCGATCTGCAAAACGCTGCGGGCGTAGGACAGGGGCTCATGGCCGCGCGCGTGGCGATCTGCGCAAATCACGAGGCAAACCTTGCTATTAGGCTTTTGATGGGGCTTGAGGAGGTTTAA
- the bamA gene encoding outer membrane protein assembly factor BamA, which translates to MKKSVFLLLLGAVLANAQQITSINFKGLVHLSPETAKEIMGLKVGDDLNGDSTDRAIAKLFRQGYFDDIYIENEGGDVTVTVKEKPSIARIDIKGVVTNDKTAIDGLINIKQGNMYDELAIERAKERIRQYYESKGYFDTIVDVTKEPVAGNESSLFVTMNINRGENIIIENVNLVGAKLFDYDDVEPVVANKEREFMGWMWGRNDGKVKLFELPNDPARIQDKYYQKGYLDATVSNPYLNAYMDNYTADLTYYVTEGEQYRVSSVDIEAPEFLELDKEKILKDFRLESGDVMNSARLRQDMKKLDDMVADKGYAFVRINPKTEKNVEDKTVSIVYEVLPDEKVYIRNVQISGNDRTVDRVVRRELYLTEGNLYSRTDLQDSKDALRRTSYFDEVEIEEQRVGANQVDLLVKVKEASTGSISGGIGYGSSDGLLLNASVSDTNVFGSGLKGVISVDRSDNELSGQIGLTNPRLFDSEYSLGGTLYANDYSWNNYDEKSYGLNVVVGRKLTRNLSASLGYIIEQSRISGLSDVLKTVGYKDGKSLKSSLIPSITYNSTDDYYLPRTGIIASTSLEFAGVGGDEKFLKSRTNFNWYQGIREWVDYDLIFRFKSSFGKIWDRGWVPINERLYLGGIRNLRGFESRTVSPKVKVASGSWYETGGDTSFNSSAELSFPLIERVKMRGLLFVDYGVIRGRIANVTAPGIVDYIDGRISRYSAGAGIEWVTPMGPLQLIFAKPLKKQDGDDTSTFEFTIGQRF; encoded by the coding sequence ATGAAAAAAAGCGTTTTTCTACTACTTCTGGGTGCTGTTTTGGCAAATGCCCAGCAGATAACTTCCATAAATTTTAAAGGTCTTGTGCATCTGTCTCCAGAAACTGCAAAGGAGATAATGGGGCTAAAAGTCGGCGACGATCTAAACGGCGATAGTACGGATAGGGCGATCGCAAAGCTGTTTAGGCAGGGCTATTTCGACGATATATATATCGAAAACGAGGGCGGCGACGTAACCGTAACGGTAAAAGAAAAGCCTAGCATCGCTCGTATCGATATCAAGGGCGTAGTGACTAACGATAAAACCGCTATCGACGGGCTAATCAATATCAAACAAGGCAATATGTACGACGAGCTAGCTATCGAGCGCGCAAAAGAGCGCATCAGGCAGTATTACGAGTCAAAAGGATACTTTGACACTATCGTGGACGTAACAAAAGAGCCGGTAGCGGGCAATGAAAGCAGCCTTTTTGTCACGATGAACATAAATCGCGGCGAAAATATCATAATAGAAAACGTAAATTTAGTTGGCGCAAAGCTTTTTGATTATGACGACGTGGAGCCTGTGGTAGCGAATAAAGAGCGCGAATTTATGGGCTGGATGTGGGGTAGAAACGACGGTAAGGTTAAGCTTTTCGAGCTACCAAACGATCCTGCGAGAATCCAAGACAAATACTACCAAAAAGGCTACCTAGACGCCACCGTCTCAAACCCGTATCTAAACGCCTATATGGATAACTACACCGCAGACCTCACCTACTACGTGACCGAGGGCGAGCAGTATAGGGTATCTAGCGTAGATATCGAAGCGCCTGAGTTTTTAGAGCTTGATAAAGAGAAAATTTTAAAAGACTTTAGGCTAGAGAGCGGCGACGTGATGAACTCCGCTCGCCTAAGGCAAGACATGAAAAAGCTCGACGATATGGTAGCGGATAAGGGCTACGCGTTTGTAAGGATAAATCCAAAAACCGAGAAAAATGTCGAGGACAAGACTGTTAGTATCGTCTATGAGGTTTTACCGGACGAAAAAGTATATATAAGAAACGTGCAAATTTCAGGTAACGACAGAACCGTGGATAGGGTCGTTAGACGCGAGCTATACCTCACGGAGGGAAATTTATACAGTAGAACAGACCTGCAAGACAGCAAGGACGCTCTAAGGCGAACGAGTTATTTTGACGAGGTTGAGATCGAGGAGCAGCGCGTCGGAGCAAACCAAGTTGACTTACTCGTAAAAGTAAAAGAGGCCTCCACGGGCTCGATCAGCGGCGGTATCGGCTACGGTAGCTCGGACGGTTTGCTACTTAACGCGAGCGTGTCTGATACGAACGTATTTGGTAGCGGCTTGAAAGGCGTCATAAGCGTAGATAGGAGCGATAACGAGCTCTCCGGGCAGATAGGTCTAACCAACCCGCGCCTTTTTGATAGCGAATATAGCCTTGGCGGCACTCTTTATGCTAACGACTATAGCTGGAATAACTACGATGAGAAATCATACGGTCTAAACGTCGTCGTAGGCAGAAAACTAACTAGAAATCTAAGCGCGTCTCTGGGTTACATCATAGAGCAAAGCCGTATCAGCGGGCTTAGCGACGTGCTAAAAACCGTCGGGTACAAAGACGGCAAGAGCCTAAAAAGCTCGCTCATACCGTCTATCACGTATAATAGCACGGATGACTACTACCTACCTCGCACCGGTATCATCGCAAGCACCAGCCTAGAGTTTGCGGGCGTGGGCGGCGACGAGAAATTTTTAAAGAGCAGAACGAATTTCAACTGGTATCAAGGTATCAGAGAGTGGGTGGACTACGACCTTATTTTTAGATTCAAATCAAGCTTTGGCAAAATTTGGGATCGCGGCTGGGTGCCTATCAACGAGAGACTATATCTAGGCGGCATCAGAAATCTACGCGGATTTGAGAGTAGAACCGTCTCGCCTAAAGTCAAAGTCGCCAGCGGTAGCTGGTACGAGACGGGCGGCGATACGTCGTTTAACAGCTCGGCAGAACTTAGCTTCCCGCTAATAGAGCGCGTAAAGATGCGCGGATTGCTGTTTGTTGACTACGGCGTTATTCGCGGCAGGATCGCAAACGTAACGGCGCCAGGCATCGTGGATTATATCGACGGACGTATCAGTAGATATAGTGCGGGCGCAGGTATCGAGTGGGTAACGCCTATGGGGCCGCTACAGCTAATCTTTGCCAAACCGCTCAAAAAGCAAGACGGCGACGATACGAGTACGTTTGAATTTACTATCGGACAACGTTTCTAA
- a CDS encoding prephenate dehydrogenase, producing MKIGIVGLGLIGGSLGLSLKNEKLISCVSGMDLNKEHEKQAIELGLVHEILTLEQMKQKCDMIFLAIPVEGIIKIVKEFEGIGENTTIVDLGSTKQKIIEAVPESIRQNFIPAHPMAGTEYSGPTAAFSGLFKDAVVAICDFKESGEMHVKRSVELFSHLGMKIIFMSAAEHDHHASVISHLPHAISFSLASSVLKKENKKNIIALSGTGFNGMIRIAKSSPVMWTDIFKQNKQNLINSIDLFKKELDECENLIKNEKWDELREWMGEARKIREIL from the coding sequence ATGAAAATCGGTATCGTAGGCCTAGGACTCATCGGCGGCTCGCTAGGTCTTAGCCTAAAAAACGAAAAACTAATCAGCTGCGTTAGCGGCATGGATCTAAACAAAGAGCACGAAAAACAAGCCATTGAGCTCGGTCTCGTGCATGAAATTTTAACTCTTGAGCAGATGAAGCAAAAATGCGATATGATATTTCTAGCCATCCCCGTCGAAGGCATCATCAAAATCGTTAAAGAATTTGAAGGTATCGGCGAAAACACGACTATCGTCGATCTTGGTAGCACCAAGCAAAAAATAATCGAAGCGGTGCCCGAGAGCATCAGGCAAAATTTCATCCCCGCGCACCCGATGGCGGGCACGGAATACTCCGGTCCGACTGCCGCGTTTTCTGGGCTTTTTAAAGACGCCGTCGTAGCTATCTGCGACTTTAAAGAAAGCGGCGAGATGCACGTCAAGCGCTCGGTCGAGCTATTTTCACACCTAGGCATGAAGATCATTTTTATGAGCGCGGCGGAGCACGACCATCACGCCAGCGTCATCTCTCACCTGCCCCACGCCATCAGCTTTTCGCTAGCTAGCAGCGTACTAAAAAAGGAAAACAAAAAAAATATCATCGCGCTAAGCGGCACGGGATTTAACGGCATGATCAGGATCGCCAAAAGCTCGCCAGTGATGTGGACGGATATCTTTAAACAAAACAAGCAAAATTTGATAAATTCGATAGACCTTTTCAAAAAAGAGCTGGACGAATGCGAAAATTTAATCAAAAACGAGAAGTGGGACGAGCTGCGAGAATGGATGGGCGAAGCTAGAAAAATACGCGAAATTTTATAA
- the aroQ gene encoding type II 3-dehydroquinate dehydratase, with product METKSKLMVIQGPNINMLGTRETDIYGSMKMEDIHAQMKLFAEQNGIEIEFFQSNFEGELVDKIQECFGEFDGIIINPAAYTHTSIAIRDAIAAVGLPVIEVHISNIHRREEFRQKSLIAPVTAGQIVGFGPVGYHLAMIAILQIFEQIKAMKAARAGEKAE from the coding sequence ATGGAAACAAAATCTAAACTAATGGTCATCCAGGGCCCGAATATCAACATGCTGGGCACGCGCGAGACCGATATCTACGGCTCGATGAAGATGGAGGATATCCACGCGCAGATGAAGCTTTTTGCCGAGCAAAACGGCATCGAGATCGAGTTTTTTCAGAGCAATTTCGAGGGCGAGCTAGTGGATAAGATCCAAGAGTGCTTCGGCGAATTTGACGGCATCATCATAAACCCAGCCGCCTATACGCACACATCTATCGCGATCCGCGACGCTATCGCAGCCGTCGGGCTTCCGGTCATCGAGGTTCATATCAGCAACATCCACCGCCGCGAAGAATTCCGCCAAAAAAGCCTCATAGCGCCGGTGACTGCGGGACAGATCGTCGGCTTTGGACCTGTGGGCTACCACCTAGCCATGATCGCGATTTTACAAATTTTCGAGCAGATAAAAGCCATGAAAGCCGCAAGAGCGGGCGAAAAAGCGGAGTAA
- the mqnF gene encoding aminofutalosine deaminase family hydrolase, with the protein MIIVKPKFTMLCDENFTVLEDAAVAFDERIEAVGEAEQLRKRYPNARFFEYPDAVLAPAFINPHVHLEFSANKTSLVYGDFLEWLSSVIASRGALSQAANDDLIASAIKTMQRSGVASFGAVSSFGRDLDACANCGGRVVFFNEILGTNEAALEQNLANFTARFEASQKRKSPLFTPAVSVHSPYSTHPDLAAAALNLARELELVVSTHFMESEHEKSWLEGGTGGFKEWLGKFNPAAYPLYSPSSFVAMFAGVRTLFTHCVWTDDFSGFDPELHSLTHCAVSNRLLSKRTLNLRAALDVGANINIGTDGLSSNMSLNFLDELRANLLIHAEFDPLELAKILLLASTKNAAKALNLDAGEIKEGKLADLALYGGFADADAAQLPLMLILHARGCERLFVGGAEVNLND; encoded by the coding sequence ATGATCATCGTTAAACCAAAATTTACAATGCTATGCGACGAAAATTTTACCGTTTTAGAGGATGCGGCGGTCGCTTTTGATGAGCGTATCGAGGCCGTTGGCGAGGCCGAGCAGCTGCGCAAAAGATACCCTAATGCGCGGTTTTTCGAGTATCCGGATGCCGTTTTGGCGCCTGCTTTCATCAATCCGCACGTACATCTGGAATTTAGCGCGAACAAAACCAGCCTCGTTTACGGCGATTTTTTAGAGTGGCTAAGCTCCGTTATCGCCTCTCGCGGCGCGCTCTCGCAGGCGGCAAACGATGACCTCATCGCCTCTGCGATAAAAACCATGCAGCGTAGCGGCGTGGCGAGCTTCGGAGCGGTGTCGAGCTTTGGCCGGGATTTGGACGCGTGCGCGAACTGCGGCGGGCGAGTCGTGTTTTTTAACGAAATTTTAGGTACGAATGAAGCAGCGCTCGAGCAAAATTTGGCAAATTTCACCGCCCGCTTTGAAGCGTCGCAAAAGCGCAAAAGCCCGCTTTTTACGCCTGCGGTTTCAGTGCACTCGCCCTACTCTACGCACCCTGATTTAGCCGCTGCGGCGCTAAATTTAGCCCGCGAGCTGGAGCTGGTCGTCTCGACGCATTTTATGGAGAGCGAGCATGAAAAAAGCTGGCTAGAGGGCGGCACGGGCGGCTTTAAAGAGTGGCTGGGCAAATTTAACCCCGCCGCGTACCCGCTTTACTCGCCAAGCTCGTTTGTAGCGATGTTTGCGGGCGTTCGCACGCTCTTTACGCACTGCGTTTGGACGGATGATTTTTCGGGTTTTGACCCGGAGCTTCACAGTCTCACGCACTGCGCGGTTTCAAACAGGCTGCTTAGCAAACGCACGCTAAATTTACGCGCCGCGCTGGACGTGGGAGCAAACATAAACATCGGCACGGACGGGCTTAGCTCAAATATGAGCCTAAATTTCTTGGACGAGCTGCGGGCAAATTTACTCATTCACGCCGAATTTGATCCGCTTGAGCTTGCTAAAATTTTGCTTCTAGCATCGACAAAAAACGCGGCAAAGGCGCTAAATTTGGACGCAGGCGAGATAAAAGAGGGCAAGCTGGCCGACCTCGCGCTATACGGCGGTTTTGCAGACGCCGACGCGGCGCAGCTACCGCTCATGCTCATCTTGCATGCCAGAGGCTGCGAGCGGCTATTTGTTGGCGGCGCGGAGGTAAATTTAAACGATTAA
- the sppA gene encoding signal peptide peptidase SppA: MGFFKFIFSPIAAIFRFINTYFKAMLFLLIVFLIFFSGKGESVNPPNLTQINLSGAIMDANEALEKIEAARKDANIKGVLLYIDSPGGALAPSVELHLAIKNLRAAKPVVAYAGGSMTSGSYYAGAGANKILANPGAFIGSIGVIMQGADASELAAKIGVSQQVVKAGEYKEAGTFLRPWSKIEREQLQELVNASYEMFVSDVAADRNLDANKSKEWANARVFLARDAAKLGLIDEVSDYYSARAELEKLSGVAEPVWAKPSVYEKAMQKFINQGANSLISAFFETKAR; the protein is encoded by the coding sequence ATGGGATTTTTTAAGTTTATTTTCTCGCCGATCGCGGCGATTTTTAGGTTCATAAACACGTATTTTAAGGCGATGTTGTTTTTGCTCATCGTCTTTTTGATATTTTTTAGCGGCAAAGGCGAGAGCGTAAATCCGCCCAACCTAACCCAGATCAACCTCTCAGGCGCGATCATGGACGCAAACGAGGCGCTAGAAAAGATCGAGGCCGCGCGCAAGGACGCCAACATCAAAGGCGTGCTGCTCTACATCGATAGCCCCGGCGGCGCGCTGGCGCCTAGCGTCGAGCTGCACCTAGCGATCAAAAATCTACGCGCCGCAAAGCCCGTGGTCGCGTATGCGGGCGGGTCGATGACGAGCGGTAGCTACTACGCGGGCGCTGGCGCGAACAAGATTTTAGCAAATCCGGGCGCATTCATCGGATCGATCGGCGTGATAATGCAAGGCGCGGATGCTAGCGAGCTAGCGGCTAAAATCGGCGTCTCGCAGCAAGTCGTAAAAGCGGGCGAGTATAAAGAGGCGGGGACGTTTCTGCGCCCGTGGAGCAAGATCGAGCGCGAGCAACTGCAAGAGCTCGTAAACGCCAGCTACGAGATGTTCGTAAGCGACGTGGCGGCGGATAGAAATCTAGACGCAAACAAAAGCAAAGAGTGGGCCAACGCGCGGGTATTTCTCGCTCGCGATGCGGCAAAACTCGGACTCATCGACGAGGTGAGCGATTATTATTCTGCGCGCGCCGAGCTAGAAAAGCTAAGCGGCGTGGCCGAGCCCGTCTGGGCAAAGCCGTCCGTCTACGAAAAAGCGATGCAAAAATTTATAAATCAGGGCGCAAACTCGCTAATCTCGGCATTTTTTGAAACTAAGGCGAGGTAA